The DNA sequence GGGCGTGCCGGCGCACCTCGGGGATCGTCAGCGGCCCGTACGGCCCGTGGGCCGTGTCGCCGACGTAGCGGATGTGCTCGTCGGGAAGCTGGTCGATGATCGCCCGGGCCACGGTCAATCCGCCGACCCCGGAGTCGAACACCCCGATCGCGCCCTCGTCGCCGTCTGCCACCGCGCCCGGTCCTGCTGTGCTCACTCCCCGATCTTCCCCTGCGCGGTGCGCGCGGCACCGCGCGGGCCGCGGCCCAGCAGCCACGCCGCCACGAACCCGCCGACCGCGCCGGACAGGTGGCCCAGCCACGACACGTGCGGCGACGACGGCAGCACGCCCCACAGCAGCGAGCCGTAGGCGACGAGGATGAGCACGCCGACGACGATGTCGGCCCAGTGCCGGGTGAACACCCCGCGCGCCAGCAGGTAGACGAGCCAGCCGAACACGATCACCGACGCTCCGGCGACCTCCGTGCCGGCGGCGCCGAACAGCCACACCCCCGCGCCGCCGATCACCCACACGATCGCGGTCACGGCGGCGGCCCGTCCCACCCCGGACAGCGCCAGCACGTAGCCCAGCACCAGCAGCGGCAGCGTGTTGGCCAGCAGGTGCGGC is a window from the Tomitella gaofuii genome containing:
- a CDS encoding rhomboid family protein is translated as MPRWKSAGVAVGGFVAVLYLLELIDWIMGGRLDSLGIEPRTVDGLWGIVFAPLLHFGWPHLLANTLPLLVLGYVLALSGVGRAAAVTAIVWVIGGAGVWLFGAAGTEVAGASVIVFGWLVYLLARGVFTRHWADIVVGVLILVAYGSLLWGVLPSSPHVSWLGHLSGAVGGFVAAWLLGRGPRGAARTAQGKIGE